The proteins below come from a single Borrelia hispanica CRI genomic window:
- a CDS encoding complement regulator-acquiring protein: protein MRENFFTNIFILFVIAFMMAGCGPLNKEGGYGGVVKRDDAAKSQEANLIPQLIDAYSQLLQSEEDDEVNGDEQKNLQNEKEKTELIALIKEKVKREIDVLEEYSNKIEDNEQYGMKWGVFKFLIEDNNKRNIQSVENTLARKQLYASLEWSEDRLRKFGTIMNEVEKCDRVVATTILETGMNFVQAKFENAIISIYDKGQNLNNLILGKLRDIKKNLDRIDNFRTQWISFIDKIIAEYDSNTGDIQKDSQALVNRVNSEYKEIFENEISEIKKASGDIQTILK, encoded by the coding sequence ATGAGAGAAAATTTTTTTACAAACATTTTTATTTTATTTGTAATAGCATTTATGATGGCTGGATGTGGACCTTTAAACAAAGAAGGCGGATATGGTGGTGTGGTTAAAAGGGATGATGCAGCGAAATCACAAGAAGCAAATCTTATTCCACAATTAATTGATGCCTATTCACAACTACTACAATCAGAAGAAGATGATGAGGTAAATGGAGATGAGCAAAAAAATTTACAAAATGAGAAAGAAAAAACGGAACTTATAGCTTTAATAAAAGAAAAAGTTAAAAGGGAAATAGATGTGCTAGAAGAATATAGCAACAAAATTGAAGATAATGAACAATATGGAATGAAATGGGGAGTATTTAAATTTTTAATAGAGGATAACAACAAACGAAACATACAATCTGTTGAAAATACGCTTGCAAGAAAACAACTTTATGCATCTTTAGAATGGAGTGAAGATAGACTTAGAAAATTTGGAACAATAATGAACGAGGTAGAAAAATGTGATCGAGTCGTTGCAACAACGATATTAGAAACAGGAATGAATTTTGTTCAAGCAAAATTTGAAAATGCAATAATTAGTATTTATGATAAGGGGCAAAATTTAAATAATTTAATTCTTGGGAAACTAAGAGATATTAAGAAAAATCTTGATCGAATTGATAATTTTCGAACACAATGGATCAGTTTTATTGATAAAATTATAGCTGAATATGATTCTAATACTGGTGACATACAAAAAGATAGCCAAGCATTAGTAAATCGTGTAAATAGTGAATACAAAGAGATATTTGAAAATGAAATTTCTGAAATTAAAAAGGCATCCGGTGATATTCAAACTATATTAAAATAA
- the thyX gene encoding FAD-dependent thymidylate synthase, with product MNFKIEKENLLNIEHKVLDKGFIKLVDFMGSDERIIQAARISYRGESIKREDRELIDYLIRNEHTSPFEQVVFTFYVKAPIFIARQWMRHRTARINEVSSSYSLIKEEFYVPLEENISTQNVTDNQDNEKTEYAFRDEILNNLKDNQQSSYKIYQNMINHNIPKEISRIVLPLSLYTEWYWQIDLNNLFHFIKLRSALNASKEVAEHSSKEMREYAKILLEITEKIVPVATQSFKNHILKGCKLSYEEIVAISGALDTSKLKLDANALKRLQDKLNI from the coding sequence TTGAATTTTAAAATTGAAAAAGAAAATTTGTTAAACATAGAACATAAAGTATTAGATAAAGGTTTTATAAAACTTGTTGATTTTATGGGTAGTGATGAGAGAATAATTCAAGCCGCAAGAATTTCATATAGAGGAGAGAGTATTAAGAGAGAAGATAGAGAACTTATTGATTATTTAATAAGAAATGAACATACAAGTCCATTTGAACAAGTCGTTTTTACATTTTATGTAAAAGCCCCAATATTTATTGCAAGACAATGGATGCGACATAGAACAGCAAGGATTAATGAAGTTTCTAGTTCTTATAGTTTAATTAAGGAAGAGTTTTATGTGCCTTTAGAAGAGAATATAAGTACACAAAATGTCACAGATAATCAAGATAATGAAAAAACTGAATATGCATTTAGGGATGAAATATTAAATAATTTAAAGGATAATCAACAATCTTCTTACAAGATATATCAAAATATGATAAATCATAATATTCCAAAAGAAATATCCAGAATTGTCTTGCCTTTAAGCTTATATACCGAATGGTATTGGCAAATTGATTTAAATAATCTCTTTCATTTTATAAAATTAAGATCAGCCTTAAATGCATCAAAAGAAGTTGCTGAGCATTCATCTAAAGAAATGCGTGAATATGCTAAAATATTACTTGAAATTACAGAAAAAATTGTCCCTGTTGCTACTCAAAGTTTTAAAAATCATATCTTAAAAGGTTGTAAATTATCTTATGAAGAGATAGTTGCAATTTCTGGTGCGCTAGATACAAGTAAACTTAAATTAGATGCAAATGCATTAAAGAGATTACAAGATAAACTTAATATTTAA